From Scatophagus argus isolate fScaArg1 chromosome 2, fScaArg1.pri, whole genome shotgun sequence, a single genomic window includes:
- the LOC124051239 gene encoding CREB3 regulatory factor-like, which translates to MPQPGMNGMEPAFGEAYGGHRGLLSPYPLAMSPQGGRTEYDQSVLLMLGSPASPRKRPFELLSDLVDDGGFGEDLHPERWDVSALDEMTRYTKLALGVGGELLACSEEAVLMGRWGWSREEQEEEEEEERRTRSRHTAPPLTQEAQAAAREEGRASVATATEREACVVGRAAGGGQDGGMSRERTVEVYQVAQQEEEVVAAAAAAAAAGLALEHCSEEHNYSLSQGEELAAGPGHNSQTEVGTQQEARGREESHARTELDTEAEGREEEDDDDDEEEEEGEEGAEETAAEAELSSSSETECEAEAEPARQPGERPSKRRCFWEYRRARETATKKKLGGDVHWSLSWSSSTLPSTLYRREGKKGRRKARKTDASDLTPNPQKLHNIGEQLQKLNAAIDGMGPVNDLPAVARARSRKEKNKLASRACRLKKKAQHEANKIKLWGLNQEYENLLGALLRIKEVIRRRVESSEEEDTDERGMTQRLEDILRESSGPLVAGRTKDFVQRILAASAGGQNQRKEPPQEDDEAAG; encoded by the exons ATGCCTCAG CCGGGTATGAATGGGATGGAGCCTGCGTTTGGCGAGGCCTACGGGGGACACAGGGGTCTGCTGAGCCCCTACCCTTTGGCCATGTCGCCACAAGGGGGCAGGACCGAGTACGACCAG agcgTGCTCCTCATGCTGGGCTCCCCTGCATCGCCAAGGAAACGGCCTTTTGAGTTGCTAAGCGACCTGGTGGACGACGGCGGCTTCGGCGAGGACCTGCACCCGGAGCGCTGGGACGTGTCCGCGCTGGACGAGATGACTCGCTACACCAAGCTGGCCCTCGGGGTGGGAGGGGAGCTGCTGGCCTGCTCTGAGGAGGCCGTCCTGATGGGCCGCTGGGGGTGGAGCcgggaggagcaggaggaggaagaggaagaggagaggaggacgaggagcagACATACTGCGCCTCCCCTCACCCAGGAAGCCCAGGCCGCTGCGAGGGAGGAGGGGCGTGCCTCTGTCGCCACAGCAACAGAGAGGGAGGCATGCGTCGTAGGAAGAGCGGCCGGAGGAGGACAGGACGGGGGGATGTCGAGGGAGCGTACAGTGGAGGTGTATCAGGTGGctcagcaggaagaggaggtggtggcGGCGGCTGCGGCGGCGGCGGCTGCGGGGTTGGCTCTGGAGCACTGCAGCGAGGAGCACAACTACTCCCTGAGCCAGGGAGAGGAGCTGGCGGCAGGGCCCGGCCACAACTCCCAGACGGAGGTGGGGACGCAGCAGGAGGCGCGGGGCAGGGAGGAGAGCCACGCCAGGACTGAGCTGGACACGGAGGCCGAGgggcgggaggaggaggacgacgacgacgacgaagaggaggaagaaggagaggagggggcgGAGGAGACGGCGGCGGAAGCTGAACTCTCGAGCTCCTCGGAAACCGAATGTG AGGCGGAGGCCGAGCCGGCAAGGCAGCCGGGCGAGCGGCCGTCGAAGCGCCGCTGCTTCTGGGAGTACCGACGCGCCCGAGAGACGGCCACAAAGAAGAAGCTGGGCGGAGACGTCCACTGGTCTCTGTCCTGGAGCTCCAGCACTCTGCCCAGCACACTGTACCGGCGAGAGG GCAAAAAAGGGCGGCGCAAAGCTCGCAAGACAGACGCCAGCGACCTGACGCCAAACCCTCAGAAGCTCCACAACATCGgggagcagctgcagaagctCAACGCTGCCATCGACGGCATGGGTCCGGTCAACGACCTGCCCGCCGTGGCCCGAGCTCGGTCCCGGAAAGAGAAGAACAAGCTGGCCTCCAG GGCCTGCCGGCTGAAGAAGAAGGCCCAGCACGAAGCCAACAAGATCAAGCTGTGGGGACTCAACCAGGAATACG AGAACTTGCTGGGAGCTCTGCTGAGGATCAAGGAGGTGATCCGGCGGCGGGTGGAGAGCAGCGAGGAAGAGGACACGGACGAGCGAGGGATGACTCAGCGCCTGGAAGACATACTCCGAGAGTCCAGCG GTCCTTTAGTTGCCGGGCGGACCAAAGACTTTGTGCAGAGGATTTTGGCAGCCAGCGCGGGCGGTCAGAACCAGCGCAAAGAGCCTCCCCAGGAAGACGATGAGGCAGCGGGATAA